In Thermoproteales archaeon, a single genomic region encodes these proteins:
- a CDS encoding alkaline phosphatase family protein, giving the protein MSQLMLIGIDSASLELILKWRDKLKFFNMLLEEGAYGYLRSTTPPLSPAAWTSIYTGKKPSKTKFYDWLKYPTNPCNKPRVRLASSFDLKEPTIWDIATVHGLKSAIINAPLTYPSTYLRGIMVSGVPAHLFSSYPITFPLKLRKELDALVNGYEVMPKLDILRFFEYDLVKRLELVVEKRKKAVEYLYSRENWNFFMPVFFVLDTIQHYFWSYTDENHPLYKKDSLSKVVFYFYKKIDTILYDFIKKIDDCNLIVVSDHGAGPLYGYFLVNKYLASLGLLKTKKRSMLKLLATLVFSIIELDQMFFVYEIAKRTRIPLIDKLLDKPLIKQIVERFSFFPLMELMSGDFLSEIEWNDTLAFALGAVGGIFVSKNIPKEKRRKVKMLIEKALKNLRLPSGKKAKVELFEGYDSDNSPDFFYSIEDYKYLPIVHLSGWNNRIFEKPLFFTGWHRPLGVFFAYGPLFKKNVNGKIPVYSICDVAPTVLYALGLPVLSDMDGKPIFKIFSEDARRNLKLELKNSRQYKLARKMHLIKTKMALRNALR; this is encoded by the coding sequence ATGTCGCAGCTGATGCTCATAGGAATCGATTCCGCTTCGCTGGAGCTAATATTGAAATGGAGAGATAAATTGAAATTTTTCAACATGCTTTTGGAAGAAGGCGCTTATGGATATCTTCGATCCACTACTCCCCCTTTAAGCCCCGCGGCTTGGACCAGCATCTATACGGGGAAAAAACCTTCCAAAACGAAATTTTATGATTGGTTGAAGTATCCAACCAATCCATGCAATAAGCCTCGTGTAAGATTGGCTTCGTCCTTTGATTTGAAAGAGCCAACGATATGGGATATAGCGACAGTTCACGGTTTAAAATCCGCAATAATCAATGCCCCATTAACTTATCCATCAACTTATTTGCGTGGAATAATGGTATCAGGTGTTCCAGCTCACCTGTTTAGTAGTTATCCAATAACTTTTCCTCTAAAGCTTAGGAAAGAACTCGATGCTCTAGTAAATGGTTACGAAGTAATGCCTAAACTGGATATTCTCCGTTTTTTTGAATATGATCTAGTTAAAAGGTTGGAGCTCGTCGTTGAAAAAAGGAAAAAAGCGGTGGAATATCTCTATTCAAGAGAAAACTGGAATTTCTTTATGCCCGTATTTTTCGTTCTAGATACAATTCAGCATTATTTCTGGAGCTATACTGATGAAAACCACCCGCTTTATAAAAAGGACTCTTTGTCAAAAGTTGTATTTTACTTTTATAAAAAAATCGATACGATACTATACGATTTTATTAAAAAAATAGATGATTGTAATCTGATCGTTGTTTCTGATCATGGCGCGGGACCACTCTATGGCTATTTTCTCGTTAATAAGTATCTAGCATCTTTGGGATTACTGAAAACCAAGAAAAGATCGATGCTTAAGCTGTTGGCTACTCTAGTTTTCTCAATTATAGAGTTAGACCAAATGTTTTTTGTATATGAAATCGCGAAGAGAACTCGGATACCTTTAATAGATAAGCTATTAGATAAGCCCTTGATAAAGCAGATAGTAGAGCGTTTCTCCTTTTTCCCGCTTATGGAATTAATGAGTGGAGATTTTCTAAGTGAAATAGAATGGAATGATACTTTAGCTTTTGCCCTAGGTGCGGTGGGTGGAATTTTTGTTTCTAAAAATATTCCTAAGGAGAAAAGGAGAAAGGTGAAAATGCTTATCGAAAAAGCTCTTAAAAACCTGAGACTGCCATCGGGTAAAAAGGCTAAAGTTGAACTTTTTGAGGGATATGATAGTGATAATTCTCCAGATTTCTTTTATTCGATAGAAGATTACAAATATCTTCCTATAGTTCACTTATCGGGATGGAATAATAGAATTTTTGAAAAGCCGCTGTTCTTCACTGGATGGCATAGGCCTCTAGGAGTATTTTTTGCTTATGGTCCATTGTTCAAGAAAAATGTAAACGGGAAAATTCCAGTATATAGCATATGTGACGTAGCGCCCACGGTCTTGTACGCTCTAGGCTTACCCGTGTTGTCTGACATGGATGGAAAGCCGATATTTAAAATATTTTCAGAAGATGCCAGACGAAACCTAAAATTAGAACTGAAAAATTCGAGGCAATACAAACTGGCCCGAAAAATGCACTTGATAAAAACTAAAATGGCGTTACGAAATGCTCTTAGATAG
- a CDS encoding glycosyltransferase family 2 protein: protein MMAEMVSVIIPSYKDAKLLPKTLDKLLQNSYPNKEIIVVIDEPTEESLKNLQKFSEKIILMINPKRQGKVNAYKKALERAKGEYLIFLDDDIEVVNDNFVGKIVENLKKYDFVDVRKEIIRDSLLSRLVYYDYMAMNLANYLFYRWIGRCVGVNGAAFAIRRKALEKIGGFQYTVSEDLDLGIRAYLHGLSFVFLKDLAVLNKAPKSLRDWFKQRKRWAIGAGIRIKKYFRSLVSILKRNLKVCLFILFTVFPNLLIFIISLFLEESIVNKLFILLLFYLSSLLPMLIPVFTLVSYSLAFLPIKTIIVASLGFIFYSIIYYWAAKKLGHKFNILEFAAYYFVYSPIWLLILLTGIFRVTVLKKTTVEDWVV, encoded by the coding sequence ATGATGGCAGAGATGGTAAGCGTAATAATCCCCTCATATAAAGATGCTAAATTGCTTCCAAAAACTTTGGATAAGCTTTTACAAAATTCTTATCCTAACAAGGAAATTATAGTGGTGATAGATGAGCCAACTGAAGAATCACTAAAGAATCTTCAGAAATTTAGCGAAAAAATAATTTTGATGATAAATCCTAAACGTCAAGGAAAAGTTAACGCATATAAAAAAGCATTAGAAAGGGCAAAAGGAGAATATCTGATTTTTCTAGATGATGATATAGAGGTTGTAAATGATAACTTTGTTGGAAAAATAGTTGAAAACCTAAAAAAATACGACTTCGTAGACGTGCGCAAAGAAATAATAAGAGATTCTCTTCTCTCACGTTTAGTATACTACGATTATATGGCAATGAACCTCGCGAACTATTTATTCTATAGATGGATTGGGAGATGTGTCGGCGTTAACGGCGCGGCCTTCGCTATTAGAAGAAAAGCCTTAGAAAAAATAGGAGGATTTCAGTATACAGTTTCAGAAGATTTAGATCTCGGAATCAGAGCCTATTTGCATGGCTTAAGCTTCGTGTTTTTGAAGGATTTAGCTGTGCTGAATAAAGCACCCAAAAGCTTAAGAGACTGGTTTAAGCAGAGAAAGAGATGGGCTATTGGAGCTGGGATCCGGATTAAAAAATATTTCCGTTCTTTAGTTTCTATTTTAAAGAGAAATCTTAAAGTTTGTTTATTCATTCTATTTACGGTTTTTCCAAACCTACTAATATTTATAATAAGCCTATTCTTGGAGGAAAGTATAGTAAACAAGCTGTTCATACTTCTTTTATTCTACTTGTCTTCTCTGCTTCCAATGCTTATACCAGTTTTCACGCTTGTATCTTATAGCCTAGCCTTTTTACCAATAAAAACTATAATCGTAGCTTCTCTCGGTTTCATATTTTATTCTATTATTTACTACTGGGCTGCAAAAAAACTAGGACATAAATTTAACATACTCGAATTTGCAGCGTACTATTTCGTATACTCGCCTATTTGGCTATTAATATTATTGACGGGGATTTTCCGAGTTACAGTATTGAAAAAAACTACAGTGGAGGATTGGGTTGTATAA
- a CDS encoding TrmB family transcriptional regulator: MDSDVHEAFEALRKLGLSRYEALAYLHLLISGGANPKSVCDTTGIPYTKVYEILRKLEKRGWIVKASDKPLIYVAKGSSEIMKAIKEDFEQRIVKAGKILSQLEKAKIKGASVSSILVVRNFDALTSIIKDLFRRAKHEVRAIIATNYMNEILKTLTMPESLKIRVLIRPGIEAPKDKEYRFITGILPLDLVIVDNFRMILSMGRISDSSFPRIFGIVVNDEELINATVEYFESLWQKSKTAKTE; encoded by the coding sequence TTGGACAGTGACGTACATGAAGCATTTGAGGCTTTAAGAAAATTAGGTTTATCTCGTTATGAAGCATTAGCATATCTTCATCTACTTATAAGCGGAGGCGCAAACCCCAAATCTGTATGCGATACTACGGGAATACCTTATACAAAAGTATACGAGATTTTGCGCAAGCTAGAGAAAAGAGGATGGATAGTTAAAGCATCAGATAAGCCCCTTATATATGTTGCAAAAGGATCTTCAGAAATTATGAAAGCTATTAAGGAAGACTTCGAGCAGAGAATTGTTAAAGCGGGTAAAATACTCAGCCAGCTAGAAAAAGCTAAAATTAAAGGCGCGTCGGTCTCAAGCATACTTGTTGTCAGAAATTTCGACGCTCTAACATCCATCATAAAAGATTTATTTAGAAGAGCAAAGCATGAAGTTCGAGCTATTATAGCTACAAATTACATGAATGAAATTTTAAAAACTTTAACAATGCCAGAAAGTCTTAAGATTAGGGTTCTCATAAGACCAGGCATAGAAGCTCCCAAAGATAAAGAATACCGATTCATAACTGGTATTCTACCTTTAGACCTTGTTATAGTTGATAATTTTAGAATGATCCTAAGCATGGGTAGAATTTCAGATTCATCATTTCCAAGAATTTTTGGAATTGTAGTAAACGATGAAGAGCTAATAAATGCAACCGTAGAATATTTTGAATCACTATGGCAAAAATCGAAAACAGCAAAAACAGAATAA